In bacterium, a single window of DNA contains:
- a CDS encoding DegT/DnrJ/EryC1/StrS family aminotransferase translates to MEGSAVVVPMSDLAAEYGSLKTEIHDAIDRVLASGLYVLGEELETFEESFASYVGARYAIGVGSGTASLHLALAALDLEPGDEVITVPNTDTPTAAAVTHAGAKVVLSDTDDHTFTMDTARLEEAITPRTRVILPVHLFGHPADLDPIRAIADRHGIVVLEDSALAVGAEYKGRKTGTFGPLGCFSLAPGKILGGYGDGGIVVTDDPDLAHRVTVLRNYGHAPGQKLSGKDLTGGHGWTVLEQGYNQRLDTLQAAVLAAKLPTLEDRIAGRRRAAAFYREAFAGTPVAAAHEAPWARHVYFAYNVLVPAHLRDRARAHLAARGIATRLYYNPPLHLHPAYEWMGLGADSLPVAVRTASQMIGLPCFPQITESQVEQAASTLLDFFAGT, encoded by the coding sequence ATGGAGGGCTCCGCCGTGGTAGTACCCATGTCCGATCTGGCCGCCGAGTACGGGTCGCTCAAGACCGAGATCCACGATGCGATCGACCGGGTACTGGCCAGCGGCCTCTACGTCCTGGGTGAGGAACTCGAGACCTTCGAGGAGTCCTTCGCCTCCTACGTGGGCGCCCGGTACGCCATCGGGGTGGGTTCCGGTACGGCCTCGCTCCATCTCGCCCTGGCGGCGCTCGACCTCGAGCCCGGCGACGAGGTGATCACCGTACCCAACACCGACACGCCCACAGCGGCGGCGGTGACCCACGCCGGAGCGAAAGTCGTCCTGTCGGATACGGACGATCACACATTCACCATGGATACTGCCCGCCTGGAGGAGGCGATCACACCGCGGACCCGGGTGATCCTTCCGGTCCACCTGTTCGGCCATCCCGCCGATCTCGACCCGATCCGCGCGATTGCCGACCGTCACGGGATCGTGGTCTTGGAGGATTCGGCCCTCGCCGTGGGCGCCGAGTACAAGGGCCGCAAGACCGGGACCTTCGGGCCCCTCGGCTGTTTCAGCCTGGCGCCGGGGAAGATACTGGGCGGCTACGGAGACGGGGGGATCGTGGTCACCGACGATCCTGATCTGGCGCACCGCGTCACGGTGCTTCGCAACTACGGTCACGCTCCCGGCCAGAAGCTCTCAGGCAAGGATCTGACCGGAGGACACGGCTGGACGGTGCTGGAACAGGGCTACAACCAACGCCTCGACACCCTCCAGGCGGCGGTCCTGGCCGCCAAGCTCCCGACTCTGGAGGACCGGATCGCAGGCCGCCGCCGCGCCGCCGCCTTCTACAGGGAGGCCTTCGCCGGGACGCCGGTGGCGGCTGCTCACGAGGCGCCCTGGGCGCGCCATGTCTACTTCGCCTACAACGTGCTCGTACCGGCCCACCTCCGTGACCGGGCTCGTGCCCATCTGGCCGCCCGCGGTATCGCCACGCGGCTGTACTACAACCCCCCGCTCCATCTGCATCCCGCCTACGAGTGGATGGGACTCGGGGCGGATTCATTGCCTGTGGCGGTGCGAACCGCCTCCCAGATGATCGGCCTGCCCTGCTTCCCCCAGATCACCGAGTCCCAGGTGGAGCAAGCCGCCTCGACCCTCCTGGACTTCTTCGCCGGCACGTAG
- a CDS encoding alpha/beta hydrolase yields the protein MRARAKLDGMTTQTITTPDGVRIAYHEIGSGDPAIIFIHGGFGNRTGFGFQEEYFSPNHRCIAVDLRGHGESDKPDVVYTMEQHGDDVAELIRQLGLERPVLVGQSMGGQVIISAAARHPDLVGAIASLDSPSNIPGWHQQHHGPFDHLMTAESDFRETLRMFLSASYLPTDDPSRVATISDRLADVPDHVILNGWKGMMGFDAEPIMRGVKCPYLYIDCGQPDLELDLLRELCPQLVVGKTVGAGHKALQDVPDQINAMLNRFIRHADGIAAEMVRTGGVFRYNFPET from the coding sequence ATGCGCGCCAGGGCTAAGCTCGATGGCATGACTACCCAGACCATCACCACCCCGGACGGCGTGCGGATCGCCTATCACGAGATCGGCTCGGGCGATCCGGCCATCATCTTCATCCATGGCGGCTTCGGAAACCGGACCGGTTTCGGATTCCAGGAGGAGTATTTCTCGCCCAACCATCGCTGTATCGCGGTCGACCTGCGGGGACATGGTGAGAGCGACAAGCCCGATGTGGTCTACACCATGGAGCAGCACGGTGACGACGTGGCGGAGCTCATCCGGCAGCTGGGTCTCGAGAGGCCGGTGCTGGTGGGCCAGAGCATGGGCGGCCAGGTGATCATCTCCGCCGCGGCCCGCCACCCCGACCTGGTAGGGGCCATCGCCAGCCTCGACTCACCCTCCAACATCCCGGGCTGGCACCAGCAACACCACGGACCCTTCGACCACCTGATGACCGCCGAGAGCGACTTCCGTGAGACGCTGCGCATGTTCCTGAGCGCCTCCTACCTTCCTACCGACGACCCTTCTCGCGTCGCGACCATCTCCGACCGGCTGGCCGACGTGCCCGACCATGTGATCCTCAACGGGTGGAAGGGGATGATGGGGTTCGACGCCGAACCGATCATGCGGGGCGTGAAGTGCCCCTACCTGTACATCGACTGTGGCCAGCCCGACCTCGAATTGGATCTGCTGCGTGAGCTCTGCCCTCAATTGGTGGTCGGCAAGACGGTGGGGGCCGGCCATAAGGCTCTCCAGGATGTGCCGGATCAGATCAACGCCATGCTGAACCGCTTCATCCGGCACGCCGACGGGATCGCGGCCGAGATGGTCCGGACCGGTGGAGTGTTCCGGTACAACTTCCCCGAGACCTAA
- a CDS encoding ParA family protein — translation MRVVAFFNNKGGVGKTSLVYHLAWMYSDLDRNVVAADLDPQANLTSMFIDDDSLEPLWEDRSRSTIYSALEPLLEGTGDVGSPHLVGRGPGLHLVVGDQRLAAAEDEISRQWAGCLDRRPRSFRVVSALWRALRRAATEAEADLVLVDVGPNLGALNRAALVAADYVVVPLTPDLYSIQGLGNLGPTLRDWRGQWAERHPCNPVEDLALPDGAMRPIGYVVRQHAIRQDRPVLAYQRWADRIPGVYSREVCGHDPESPPTVGDDPNCLATLKHYRSLMPMAQHARKPMFALEAADGAIGGHTRAVRECYNDFRTLAGTILDRMDGE, via the coding sequence ATGAGAGTTGTTGCTTTCTTCAATAACAAGGGTGGTGTGGGTAAGACCTCATTGGTTTACCATCTAGCTTGGATGTACTCGGATCTCGATCGGAATGTCGTCGCCGCCGATCTTGATCCCCAGGCGAACCTCACGAGCATGTTCATCGATGACGACAGTCTCGAACCACTGTGGGAGGATCGGAGTAGGAGCACGATCTACAGCGCGCTCGAGCCGTTGCTGGAGGGGACGGGTGATGTGGGATCCCCGCACCTCGTGGGGCGTGGCCCCGGCCTTCATCTGGTGGTGGGTGACCAGAGGCTGGCGGCGGCCGAGGATGAGATTTCCCGCCAATGGGCCGGCTGTCTGGACCGGAGGCCGCGCTCCTTCCGGGTGGTGTCCGCCTTGTGGCGTGCCTTACGGCGGGCGGCGACGGAAGCGGAAGCCGATCTGGTGCTGGTGGATGTCGGGCCGAACCTGGGCGCGCTGAACCGGGCGGCGCTGGTCGCGGCGGACTATGTGGTCGTTCCGCTGACGCCGGACCTGTACTCCATTCAGGGACTGGGGAACCTCGGGCCTACCCTGCGCGACTGGCGGGGCCAATGGGCAGAACGGCATCCTTGCAATCCGGTTGAGGATCTGGCCTTGCCGGATGGCGCGATGCGGCCGATCGGCTACGTGGTCCGCCAACATGCGATCCGCCAGGATCGTCCCGTCTTGGCCTACCAGCGGTGGGCCGATCGTATCCCGGGCGTCTACTCGAGGGAGGTCTGCGGGCACGACCCGGAGTCTCCTCCTACCGTGGGCGACGACCCCAACTGCCTGGCCACCCTCAAGCACTACCGAAGCCTGATGCCGATGGCGCAGCATGCGCGAAAGCCTATGTTCGCGCTGGAGGCGGCAGACGGAGCCATAGGCGGTCACACCCGGGCCGTCCGGGAGTGCTACAACGACTTCCGCACGCTGGCCGGAACCATTCTCGACAGAATGGATGGCGAGTAG
- a CDS encoding PaREP1 family protein yields the protein MTTLTYQDAARHLLAQGFEELAEGDSRQASEKGWGAAAQMIKAVASSRGWQHNTHASLYRVIGRLARETGDKGIHRRFATANAVHQNFYENWGDPDYVAEGLAAVRELLDRLEPLLGHQGAHPEPST from the coding sequence ATGACGACGTTGACCTACCAGGACGCCGCCCGGCACCTGCTGGCCCAAGGCTTCGAGGAGCTAGCCGAGGGAGACTCCCGCCAGGCATCGGAGAAGGGATGGGGTGCGGCCGCGCAGATGATCAAAGCCGTCGCCTCCAGCCGCGGATGGCAGCACAACACCCACGCATCTCTCTATCGCGTGATCGGCCGGTTAGCACGCGAAACCGGCGATAAGGGCATCCACCGACGGTTCGCAACGGCCAATGCCGTCCACCAGAACTTCTACGAGAACTGGGGCGACCCGGACTACGTGGCAGAGGGACTGGCAGCCGTGCGGGAACTGCTGGACAGGCTGGAACCCTTGCTGGGCCACCAGGGAGCGCATCCCGAGCCCAGCACCTAG
- a CDS encoding zinc-binding dehydrogenase — protein sequence MHSRAALVVEPGRVEITGITFGPPREGELILRMEAAGVCRTDYKVSKGLQSGRKPRYPMLLGHEGAGVVEQVGPGVTHIGEGDRVAVGCRVPCGSCPMCRRNDPRRCNSSGARPPAVSLDSDGSEVEVPMGLGMYAERIPVDAGAVFRVSDDMPLTSASLLGCAVMTGTGAVFHTAKVWPGATTAVIGCGGIGLSTVQGASLANASKVIAVDVSDRKLEWALSMGATHAVNSAREDAVAEVRALTGGAGVDFSFEAVGLGATLEQALGMLSYGGVATMIGVPPVGSAADLDPSAFFRNTSTLMTTHGGEGIPAQDFPVLDSLYRSGRLNLDDMVTHTIPLSDMEKGFENLETGSALRTVVVPG from the coding sequence ATGCATAGCCGGGCCGCCCTGGTGGTGGAGCCGGGGCGGGTGGAGATCACCGGGATCACCTTCGGTCCTCCCAGGGAGGGGGAGTTGATCCTGAGGATGGAGGCGGCCGGGGTCTGCCGCACCGATTACAAGGTGTCCAAGGGCCTGCAGTCGGGCCGTAAACCCCGCTACCCGATGCTGCTGGGTCACGAGGGGGCCGGCGTCGTGGAGCAGGTCGGTCCCGGAGTCACCCATATCGGCGAAGGGGACCGGGTGGCGGTGGGATGCCGGGTGCCTTGCGGATCGTGTCCGATGTGCCGTCGCAACGATCCCCGGCGTTGCAATTCCTCCGGTGCGCGCCCTCCCGCGGTGTCGCTCGACTCCGACGGTTCCGAGGTCGAGGTGCCGATGGGCCTGGGCATGTACGCCGAGCGGATCCCGGTCGATGCCGGGGCGGTCTTCCGGGTCAGCGACGACATGCCGCTGACCTCCGCCTCGCTGCTGGGCTGCGCGGTCATGACCGGTACCGGCGCCGTCTTCCACACAGCCAAGGTGTGGCCGGGCGCCACCACGGCCGTCATCGGGTGCGGCGGGATCGGCCTTTCGACCGTCCAGGGCGCCAGCCTGGCCAATGCCTCCAAGGTGATCGCGGTGGATGTATCCGACCGCAAGCTGGAGTGGGCGCTGTCCATGGGCGCCACCCATGCGGTCAACTCGGCCCGCGAGGATGCGGTGGCGGAGGTTCGCGCCCTGACCGGAGGCGCAGGGGTCGACTTCTCGTTCGAGGCCGTGGGATTGGGCGCCACGCTGGAGCAGGCTCTCGGAATGCTGTCGTACGGGGGAGTGGCCACCATGATCGGAGTGCCCCCGGTGGGTTCGGCCGCCGACCTCGATCCGTCGGCCTTCTTCCGCAACACCTCGACGCTGATGACCACCCACGGAGGGGAGGGCATACCCGCGCAGGACTTCCCGGTCCTGGATTCGCTCTACCGGTCGGGTCGGCTGAACCTGGACGACATGGTCACCCACACCATCCCCCTGTCCGACATGGAGAAGGGTTTCGAAAACCTGGAGACCGGCTCGGCCCTCCGCACCGTGGTGGTTCCCGGCTGA
- a CDS encoding YibE/F family protein: MEKPLGQSSDGAEALPGGGWSAWRSYPGLRWVLAVVVGAAVATVFGVAALWPTEEGIEAATASADEIGLVTDRYGATVEEIRDGPCSYSTAESPYDCRQVTVVLDEGPARGSLVDLPELDLAFSATTPSLRLGQKVIIGYEPSTDFYFYADADRRTPLAWLTALFAVFVIALGRRRGVLALVGMAGTLAVLLAFMAPSILDGNDPLLVSVVAASGIAFVSLYLVHGFNPITTVALAGTLSSLGLTLGLSWAFFEWAAFTGLASEEGLVLPLIAGGLDVSSLILGGAVIGALGALDDITVTQAALVAELRYRNPGLSVYELVSSGVRVGREHIASTVNTLLLAYAGAAIPLLMLFVVSDQSLVMVANSELVAVVIVRTLCGSIGLVAAVPITTVLAALVSSGHRPADRDAGSGSNRSEPPRG, encoded by the coding sequence ATGGAGAAACCTCTCGGACAATCCTCGGACGGGGCGGAGGCCCTCCCTGGCGGCGGCTGGAGTGCGTGGAGGTCTTACCCCGGCCTGCGCTGGGTGCTCGCCGTGGTGGTCGGCGCGGCGGTCGCGACGGTGTTCGGCGTGGCGGCGTTGTGGCCCACCGAGGAGGGCATAGAAGCCGCCACCGCCAGCGCCGACGAGATAGGACTCGTGACCGACCGGTACGGCGCCACCGTCGAGGAAATCCGTGACGGTCCCTGCAGCTACTCGACCGCCGAGAGTCCCTACGACTGCCGCCAGGTCACGGTCGTGCTCGATGAGGGTCCGGCCAGGGGCTCGCTGGTGGATCTACCGGAACTGGACCTCGCCTTCAGCGCGACGACGCCGTCCCTGAGGCTCGGCCAGAAGGTGATCATCGGCTACGAGCCGTCCACCGACTTCTACTTCTACGCCGACGCGGACCGCCGGACCCCGCTGGCGTGGCTGACCGCGCTGTTCGCCGTGTTCGTGATCGCGCTGGGCCGGCGCCGTGGCGTGCTGGCCCTGGTGGGTATGGCCGGCACGCTGGCGGTGCTCCTCGCCTTCATGGCGCCATCCATACTCGACGGCAACGATCCCCTCCTGGTCTCGGTGGTGGCGGCGTCGGGAATCGCGTTCGTGAGCCTGTATCTCGTCCACGGATTCAACCCGATCACTACCGTGGCCCTGGCCGGGACCCTGTCGTCGCTCGGGTTGACGCTGGGCCTGTCCTGGGCGTTCTTCGAATGGGCCGCCTTCACCGGTCTGGCCAGCGAGGAAGGCTTGGTACTGCCTCTCATCGCCGGAGGTCTCGACGTCTCCTCCTTGATCCTGGGCGGAGCGGTCATCGGCGCACTCGGCGCGCTGGACGACATCACGGTTACCCAAGCCGCCTTGGTGGCCGAACTCCGGTATCGGAACCCGGGCCTGAGCGTCTACGAATTGGTCTCGTCCGGAGTCCGGGTGGGCCGTGAGCACATCGCTTCGACTGTCAACACCCTCCTTCTGGCCTATGCAGGCGCGGCCATCCCCCTGCTGATGCTGTTCGTCGTCTCCGATCAGTCCCTCGTGATGGTGGCGAACTCCGAGCTGGTGGCGGTGGTGATAGTTCGCACGCTGTGCGGGTCGATCGGGCTGGTGGCGGCCGTGCCGATCACCACCGTCCTGGCCGCGCTGGTGTCGTCAGGTCACCGCCCGGCCGACAGGGACGCCGGCTCCGGGTCGAACCGGTCGGAACCGCCGCGCGGGTAG
- a CDS encoding alpha/beta hydrolase yields MSPSFTTSDGVRIAYQEVGAGDPPIVFIHGIYGTRQAFGNQEEYFSPNHRCIAVDLRGHGESDKPDQVYSMARYADDVAELMRHLALPPAVMVGHSMGGQVVISVAARHPDLVRAVASLDSPSNVPGWQKRFHSPFDHLITFDGPYREGVHRFLAAAYLPTDDPSWVGGLEDRLAGIPDHMIVRAWDAMKAYEPSDTLRRMTCPYLYVDSGQPDLDFDLLREHCPQVVVGKTVGAGHKALQDVPDQINAMLNRFIQHADGIAAEMVRTGGVFRYNFPDL; encoded by the coding sequence ATGAGTCCATCCTTCACCACCTCTGACGGGGTACGCATCGCCTACCAGGAGGTGGGCGCCGGCGACCCGCCCATCGTCTTCATCCACGGCATCTACGGAACCCGCCAAGCGTTCGGCAACCAGGAGGAGTACTTCTCTCCGAACCATCGCTGCATCGCAGTGGACCTGCGCGGCCACGGCGAGAGCGACAAGCCCGACCAGGTCTACTCGATGGCCCGGTACGCCGACGATGTGGCGGAGTTGATGCGCCACCTCGCCCTCCCGCCCGCGGTCATGGTCGGCCACAGCATGGGTGGCCAAGTGGTCATCTCGGTGGCCGCCCGCCATCCGGATCTGGTGCGGGCGGTGGCCAGCCTCGACTCGCCGAGCAACGTTCCGGGCTGGCAGAAGCGTTTCCACTCGCCCTTCGATCATCTGATCACTTTTGACGGCCCGTACCGGGAAGGGGTGCATCGGTTCCTGGCGGCCGCCTACCTGCCCACCGACGACCCGTCCTGGGTGGGGGGTCTCGAGGACCGGCTGGCCGGCATACCGGACCACATGATCGTCAGGGCCTGGGACGCGATGAAGGCCTACGAGCCGAGCGACACCCTGCGCCGGATGACCTGCCCGTACCTCTACGTCGATTCCGGCCAGCCCGACCTGGACTTCGACCTGCTGCGCGAGCACTGCCCGCAGGTGGTGGTCGGCAAGACGGTGGGGGCCGGTCACAAGGCTCTCCAGGATGTGCCGGACCAGATCAACGCCATGCTGAACCGCTTCATCCAGCACGCCGACGGGATCGCGGCGGAGATGGTACGGACCGGGGGAGTGTTCCGGTACAACTTCCCGGACCTCTAG
- a CDS encoding alpha/beta hydrolase, with translation MSRPARTVTLTDGTRIAYHEVGSGDPAIIFIHGAYSNRRGFGNQEEYFSPNHRCLAVDLRGHGDSDKPDQLLTMEQHGHDVAELIRQLELDRPVLVGQSMGGQVVISVAAFYPELVTAVASLDSPSNIPGWHQRFHGPYDHLMTEDGPFRETLIAFLSAAYLPTDHPSRLGQMAERLAEVPDHVILNSWAGKVDYDPTDILRAVRCPYLYIDCGQPDIDLGLLRELCPQVVIGKTVGAGHKALQDVPDQINAMLNRFIQHADGIAEEMVRTGGVFRYNFPEV, from the coding sequence ATGTCCCGCCCAGCCCGAACGGTCACCCTCACCGACGGTACCCGGATCGCCTACCACGAGGTCGGGTCCGGAGACCCGGCCATCATCTTCATCCACGGCGCCTACAGCAACCGGCGTGGCTTCGGCAACCAGGAGGAGTACTTCTCGCCGAACCATCGTTGCCTGGCGGTGGACCTGCGCGGTCATGGCGACAGTGACAAGCCCGACCAGCTGCTGACGATGGAGCAGCACGGGCACGATGTGGCGGAGCTCATCCGGCAACTCGAGCTTGACAGGCCGGTGCTGGTGGGCCAGAGCATGGGCGGCCAGGTGGTCATCTCGGTGGCCGCCTTCTACCCGGAATTGGTAACGGCCGTGGCCAGCCTGGACTCTCCCAGCAACATTCCCGGCTGGCATCAACGGTTCCATGGTCCCTATGACCATCTGATGACCGAGGACGGACCCTTCCGGGAGACGTTGATCGCATTCCTCAGCGCCGCCTACCTGCCGACCGACCATCCTTCCCGGCTCGGGCAGATGGCCGAACGCCTGGCCGAGGTGCCCGACCACGTGATCCTCAACAGCTGGGCCGGCAAGGTGGACTACGACCCCACGGACATACTCCGGGCGGTCCGTTGTCCCTACCTGTACATCGACTGCGGCCAGCCCGATATCGACCTGGGTCTGCTGCGCGAGCTCTGCCCGCAGGTGGTGATCGGCAAGACGGTGGGGGCCGGGCACAAGGCTCTCCAGGATGTGCCCGATCAGATCAACGCCATGCTGAACCGCTTCATCCAGCATGCCGACGGGATCGCGGAGGAGATGGTCCGTACCGGGGGAGTGTTCCGGTACAACTTCCCAGAGGTCTAG